The Elaeis guineensis isolate ETL-2024a chromosome 11, EG11, whole genome shotgun sequence genomic interval AAAGCACATCCCCGAGTTCCAATGTCAAAGTGCTACTGGTCTACTAGAGAATGACATTCACGTTAACTGTATTTACGAAACTATAAGCCAGGTGAAATTACTAGTGGAGAAGTAATAGGCCTGTGACCTGCACTTTAAACGTAGATTCTTCCTGAGGTTGTTAGGTCTAGATCTTCTGTTCCCTTGTAGCGATGGGGAGGAAGtgctaaatataaaaatatatggtcACTTCTGTTTGCTTGGGGGGACATAACTATCAGACGAACTTCAACAGACGTTGCTGTAAAACAATCTATCCCAACTTATATTTTGATGACAAAGCATGGACTGTGACTAGGAGTCGAGGAAAGTTCCTATGCGGCGATATGCCTTACATCTAATGGTTGTTTGATAGGATTATGAACCTAGGCCATGCTAACCTTTCCCATAGATTCCTCATTTCTTGGGATTGTTAAACATTTTGTAGGTTATCATGGTGTTgtccttgaaaaattattttacaaaactaGTGCAACTTTGCTCGGTGCATTGACATAAGTAGGCAGGATCCCTAATCAAAGAGTTTGCAATGATGTACAGAGAAACAGATAAGCATGGGAATCCTATGAAGGATCTTCAACTTTCTTAGTTATAAGAACGACACAATCCATGTGGAGGGTGACAAAATTGCTAAAGAGCTGTTCTTCTTTTGGAAGAGTGCTTCTAGCTGGACAGAACTAAAGGGCTACATGAGGAGAAATTATTATGGACCTTGCCCCTATATCCATGGTTAGCTTTTAATGGGAAACTAGCTGGAATGGTTGGCATGTGAAAATTTTATGGGCTTGGCCTATAGCCGGCATGATAGAACGATCCTACCTAATACTTTCTCCAACATGATGCTTCCTTTCTCATCAACATGACATCATGGACTGGTGGTAGGGTCCAGAGTTTGAATTATATATAATGGGGGAAGTGGTgatcaaatgattttttttttttttttttgatccacgGCCCCCCTCCATATGGTTTCCAACCATTACTCTGTTCTGAATTTTTTTTGTGAGTTTCTTCTATAATTTTGCCAGTAATGCTCAATGCGCAACAGAgggttaaaagaaaaaaaaaaaatttttttgcaaagAACATGTGGAAACCTACATCAGTTCCATTTACAAATGATAATAGATATTGCACGAGGGCATTCTATTCACAACTTTATATAATAGTATTTCACCTCCGTTACATTCACTAATGACGGGGATTATGATCCATGAACCAATATGGATGTggttttaccaaaaatttattttagtacCATTTTCTAGTCTTTAAACATGGTGTCACACCATACTATCATGTCAATAAGTGCTCCCATGTCAATAACATCTCTTAATACTGAAATCATCATGTTGAGGTCGTGCTTATGCCAACCAAAACCAATAATAATCTAAACAGAAAGTTcctttttattatatattcatcTAAACCAAACAAAGCATGGAATCACCATTCTTATTGCACATACATAAAGGCATCAAGCCAAAAAGCAGTCACACACCCCAAGTACCAACTTTTTTAATTGCTAATGATCAATTTATAAGTGGGTCTGGTCTTTCCCATGATATCTAGGAATCATTGGAGAGTCCTAGTCTAGCTGAATGGCCGTGTCATACGCCACCCCTGCCTTCCAACCTGAAGGGATAACACCGTTCAACTGGACCCAATTTTGCCCACTGTCATCACCTGTTAAAATTCTCGCATTCATTGGGCCCCTTGGAGGATTCGCCATGTCCCAAACTCCACCATAGGCTTTGCGCATCCCCTTCCATTCCTGGCATTCCTCCTGCATCCAGGAAGAGATcaacatgaattagattcatggaCATGATTCTAAGAGACATGGGTTATGGCCTATATGAATCTTTACCTGCCACAATTCGACGGCCAATATGTCCTTCTGGCCTGCTTGATAGATGATGATGAGGGCCAAGTAGTCAGGGAACTTGCTGTGTTCTGTGACCTTAACCATCATATTGTATCCTGGGTATTGACATGGGATCCTTTATCAAGAAAacaaagggagagaaaaaaaaataatgttagAAGTCATAAAGCAACAAATCTTTTTAGTTTTCactcaaaaatatttctatattttatcaatttttgCAAATAATGAATAAAACCTAGTAAAGATACGTATAACAAGCTCTCATTCTTCTGTAACTAGAAGTAATTCTGCATTAAGATCATACTTAGTAGCATATTTTCATCATTTGATGGCCATGTTATCTTGGTATGCTTTGTGTTAATTTCACTAtgatatttatctttcttttttctcttttagtTCCAGCAGTTTTGGTGGAACTAAGATGTGTTCTCTTCTTTCAATGCTGGTCCATTAATATATTATGCATGATGGGGTTTAATTAACTACTAACTGGGAGTTCCACCAGCTAAAATGTCCCCATCAGTCTGAAATCCAAATGGTCCATTAATATATTAGAGCTCAGAAATCTATCATAAACTACACCATGGTCGTCCTCACCTCCTGTACTCGACGTCTATCACACCAAAAGCCATCAGTTCATTAGCCATGTTTGATCTTGCAAGCTTAACAAACCCCCTGGCACTGAGGATGAAGTCAGTGTTATCCCCCTGACCATAGTCAGTGACCACAATCTTTGCACCATCCTCGTTGCAGAATTGTGGATGGGTGCACCTCACTTGGTAGCATGCACCGCAGCCCGTGCCATTTCGATACAGCCTAGAAACAGCCCCGACATCGCCGCCATTAAGGCTTCTACCAAGCTCACCATACCCGCATGCTCCTCCTATTGCATCCAAAACCATTAGACAAAAACTAGGCATTAACCCGACTATAACACTAAACATGAAAGTATAGATAGCATAGCACCATAGTGCCCATAAATAAATGCATGTGTTAATGAGTTTGTAAGAGTTCTATTACTTGGAGTGCCCGAGCAATCCGGGCTACCATAGTAGGTTGCTCGCGAGCAAGTGAAGGTACTCTGTGAGCTTGAGAAtatagggaagaagaagaagagagatagTAGGCAAGAGAAGGTGAGAATTGAGGCCATGGTTGCCCCCTGAGAATAATGACAAGCTTTGTGAAAGGTTAACAGGCCAAACAGGAGAAGAAAGGAGTGAGGTGAGATGCTATGGAGGAGACATGCTCTATATTTATAGCAGCGCATGCAAGAGATGCTTGCCAGGCTTGATGTGGCTAAAAAGGAAGATAACTTATTAACTTGCTATTATCATCTGGTCCATAGGAAAAGGTGGCGTTTGGTGTCCCATGGAACACCCTTACATACCCACAAGACCACTTCCATAGAGCAAGAAGCATTTTTCTTGCCTAACCCCATAATTGTGTTAAATTTTAATAGTATTCGTACATTTGGTGCGTGCCTTTTGGATTTAAGAAATACAGAGCGTGTGAGAACACCTTAACTAGTGGTCAATTGCCCAATAGTCTTCCCAGATGGACTCGATCGTAGCCATCCGATCAATTGATGGGTCGGTTGTGATTGCATGCCGGCTTCTTAGTGATTGTCTTACGTCAGATACATGCATCCCTTTTCTGAGTGTTGAGTCCAAGCATTGAGCACGGAGTCTTACCAACTTCTCAATAAAGTGGAGAGTTTGGTGATAATTCACTCATTCTACCAAGACTACCATGGTGGtggtgttcttcttgttcttatcTCCACGTTTTGCTAGAGCCGTCTCAGAGGATACTATGAAGGCTGGGAACCTAGGGCCTTAGGTCATGTCTGAGTTGGGGAAAAAGGCACCAAGTACTTCTCTTGGACCCGTCATTGGCAAGTGTGCTTATGATGTGATGGTCCAGTGTAGCAGCGCACATGAATTAACACTGTATAGCATGATAATTTCCCATCAGTGGTGGGATTCACTTGGGTGACATCAGCCACGGCATAGGGCTGAAAATGAATTGGACACTGCTATATCCATGTacatatttattagatttaacaAATATGAATGTCGATGGGatgcaaaaattttcatcaaaaatttattttaaatgaattcGGATACgaattagatataaaaaatatggatataaatacagTTACAAGCTCAATGATTAaactttataattatataatcaaaaatattactaagtAGATCATGAATCAAATTAGTAGCATGTTAATAtggtaatttatttttttttaaatttgttatataaatttaaataaaattataaatggatTCGGATATGCGGATACAGATTAGATGGCTTTCTatcaatattcatatttattatttttttaatgaatgtggatatggaaaaaaatattagttggatgctcaaatttttattcatattcagATAGATTTAGATACGAAAATAAATCTGAATGAATATTATCTTTGATGTACTTTCAGCCCCATGATAGTTTTCATTGAAATGAATTATATGTGTACTTGAAATATGGTTGGATCATCAAGACTAGGTCTTCTGTAGGACTCTACATGCAATTATGAAAATAAGATTTGATCATCTTGTTTTTCCTTTAAGAAATAATTCATCTTGTTAGTTTAGGTGAACTAACTTAACTAGACTACTAATGTTAGGAACTTCTGTGAAAGAGATAACCTCTGAGTATGTTGTTTGGGATTGATAAATAGGAAAAATTGTTGTCCTCTAAATAAACTGATTCAAATTTTCCTAATCATGATTGCTGATGCATATTTCTCATATTGATTGGGCTTTGCTTACTGTATCTTGGGAAACCATTAAGTCCAATTATAATAAGGTGTATGTACTAATCACTATTAATTGATAGTCTCTTTGTGCTTTAATattctctttttgtttcttggCATAATATGCATTGACATTGGTTGCCACATGTGCTCTCTTTCTTGTATGACAATGCAAAGACATGTTAGTGGGGAAGTTTGACTACTGATAGAAAATGAAATATCAATTCACTGTTTGGCTCCATCTCCTTTGTCTATTTCCCTTTTTAAGTACTACTTTTAATAAATCAATATACTACTCTTTCACCTTTCTTTGAAGCATGATCTGAAACTAAAAGTAAATATACATCCATCAATTCACATAAATAGCATAAACAAATTCTTTAATTAGATGTAATGACAGTCCATCTTCCTTTAGCAGATAATCAACAGAAAACATCATTATGGAAATATTCATGAAAGGCACCAGATCTGCTATCTACTGAATCTATGAAAACAATCAGATTATAGATGCTGCATAAGATTTTGTGTAAGCATTCATATTTAAGATTTTCCTCACAATTTGCTTCATTACTCTGCAGGAGTTTAAAGTTTTCGTTTGACTCTCTAATCTCTATATATTACAAATTCCAATTAGGAAATGATTGCTTGGTTCAATATGGCGTGGCCAAGATGaaacagaaaatttatcttgCCAAAAGCCACCAACCCCCTATGAACTTGTAGGGCGATGTGTCATGCATTGCAGATTGCTTCTCCAATTAAATCTCTGAAAAGGTTTTGCTTGTCACTTCATCAGAATTTTGGAGGCCAGTTATACAGTTATAAAGCATAGAGACGCGGAGAGAGAAACCAACATCATGCTTAGatgtaaaggaaaaaaaaaaaaaaagtggcatGGACCAACAATAATCCCCCCACTAACATAATAACCCATAACACCTAGAAGATACCACCAACCCCCTCATAGCTTATGCTGCATTGCTATACTGAGTACGTGGGCGGTGCAAGCTCTCAATTGTATCAAAGGAAGCACCTCCCATGTCCCATTTAGAGGGGACCGAGCTAACGGCTGGCAGAATTAAAAGAGGACACACAGGCTTCTTACTATTTCTAATGGAAGAACGATCACGCCAATCAATATCTTGGACCATAACAATCACTTTCTTCACCCACAACGCTAACAATTGATGAACACCAAGGCATACACTTGGGACATCCAATGTCTTCAAGGTTTTTGGAATGATATAATGCTTGCTTTTAGTGTTgctttctcttttatctttttgctCAGTAGCCACGAGCTTTTTGAGATCTTTCAAACATGGAAATTTGGCCAGATCGTTCTTTCCTGTATTAAACAAAGAAAAATCCCACCAAATCCTACAGAGCCAATTTCAGATCCTGCAACAATTGAAATTTTCTCACAATCTGTATGATGATGTCAGTGTGACGAAACCTGTCATTATGCATGGTTTAGCTAGGCTTCACCAGAGCAAGACATCTTCATTTAGCCACTATCTTCTCCTTGGCTCCTTTTTCTCATTCTTTGAACTACGAATCAGAGCTAAGCCAAATTTTCTATGCTATAACAGCTTATTAACTGCTAGTGCTTGTTAGGGTTCATATCTGATGGCCCTAACCAGAGGCTTTGCCCCACTTCAGAATACCAATTATCTGAGCCATCAGAATCTGCAATAAGGACATGAACTCTGCGATCATTATAACGATCATCTGACAGCTCATGCAAGCAaagcaaaaatatttaaaatgttCACAACTACATAAGATTATGCAAACCATTGTAGCATCTCACTATCATAAAGCATCAGACTTAGTCTGTCAATGACAATCATATCTTGGAGCTAGGATGGGGCTACAAGCAATAATCACATAATAACCATGATACctgtcattaaaaaaaaaaaaaaaaacaagtgggTTAGCATCGAAAATAATAGCATCAATGACATTCCTAGTCTCCTTGGATTTCTATCCACCTAACTCTAGCCAATTAGTCTCCCACAAATACAAGAGATAGAAACTGAACACTTGAAACAAGATAGCATTTGTGCAAGTAGATAAAAGGTATAAGATCATCTTTTGAAATCTAGCAAACCCACCAACTTGTTCAAGGTCACTTTGCTTTACAGAAAGGAACAATGATGATCTCGTACAAATGGATGCTACTTCTAACACCTAAGCAAGACAGGCTTTCCTATGCTCTGAATTTTGGCACCATGATCTGCTCAGTCTCTTTCATTGTACAATACCTGCAGAAATTGAGCGGTTTGGATGATTGTCTTATTATGACTGGCAGGAAATGGTTTAAGATATGCAGTGACCAGCACCTTGTCAATGACACCATACCCGACTGCTTCACCAGGACTGAAATATTTTGGGCGTCTAGTATCTTTCTCAATTTGCACAGGAGGTTTTCCAATATATGATGAGTAGAGAAAAACCTGATAGCATACACTAGTCAAATTCAATGATGAGATTGAGATGCAttaacccctttttttttttgaaggatgaAACAGAGAAACAGTTCAATTTGG includes:
- the LOC105053923 gene encoding expansin-like B1, with amino-acid sequence MASILTFSCLLSLFFFFPIFSSSQSTFTCSRATYYGSPDCSGTPRGACGYGELGRSLNGGDVGAVSRLYRNGTGCGACYQVRCTHPQFCNEDGAKIVVTDYGQGDNTDFILSARGFVKLARSNMANELMAFGVIDVEYRRIPCQYPGYNMMVKVTEHSKFPDYLALIIIYQAGQKDILAVELWQEECQEWKGMRKAYGGVWDMANPPRGPMNARILTGDDSGQNWVQLNGVIPSGWKAGVAYDTAIQLD